Proteins from one Mustela erminea isolate mMusErm1 chromosome 20, mMusErm1.Pri, whole genome shotgun sequence genomic window:
- the SRRT gene encoding serrate RNA effector molecule homolog isoform X5, translating to MGDSDDEYDRRRRDKFRRERSDYDRSRERDERRRGDDWNDREWDRGRERRSRGEYRDYDRNRRERFSPPRHELSPPQKRMRRDWDEHSSDPYHSGYEMPYAGGGGGPTYGPPQPWGHPDVHIMQHHVLPIQARLGSIAEIDLGVPPPVMKTFKEFLLSLDDSVDETEAVKRYNDYKLDFRRQQMQDFFLAHKDEEWFRSKYHPDEVGKRRQEARGALQNRLRVFLSLMESGWFDSLLLDIDKADAIVKMLDAAVIKMEGGTENDLRILEQEEEEEQAGKPGEPSKKEEGRAGPGLGDGERKASEKDDKKEDGKQAENDSSNDDKTKKSEGDGDKEEKKDDSEKDAKKSSKKRNRKHSGDDSFDEGSVSESESESESGQAEEEKEEAEEALKEKEKPKEEEREKPKDTPGLECKPRPLHKTCSLFMRNIAPNISRAEIISLCKRYPGFMRVALSEPQPERRFFRRGWVTFDRSVNIKEICWNLQNIRLRECELSPGVNRDLTRRVRNINGITQHKQIVRNDIKLAAKLIHTLDDRTQLWASEPGTPPLPTSLPSQNPILKNITDYLIEEVSAEEEELLGSSGGAPPEEPPKEGNPAEINVERDEKLIKVLDKLLLYLRIVHSLDYYNTCEYPNEDEMPNRCGIIHVRGPMPPNRISHGEVLEWQKTFEEKLTPLLSVRESLSEEEAQKMGRKDPEQEVEKFVTSNTQELGP from the exons AGAGTGGGACCGTGGCCGGGAGCGGCGCAGTCGGGGTGAATATCGGGATTATGACCGCAACCGGCGAGAGCGCTTCTCTCCTCCCCGCCACGAGCTCAGCCCCCCGCAGAAGCGCATGAGGCGAGACTG GGATGAGCACAGCTCTGACCCATACCACAGTGGCTATGAGATGCCCTatgctggggggggtgggggccctACCTACGGCCCCCCTCAGCCCTGGGGCCACCCAGACGTCCACATCATGCAGCACCATGTTCTGCCTATCCAGGCCAG GCTGGGCAGCATCGCAGAGATTGACCTGGGTGTGCCACCACCGGTGATGAAGACCTTCAAGGAGTTTCTCCTGTCATTGGATGACTCTGTGGATGAGACGGAGGCTGTGAAGCGTTACAATGACTATAAGTTGGATTTCCGAAGGCAGCAGatgcaggatttctttttggcTCATAAAGATGAGGAGTG GTTTCGGTCTAAGTACCACCCAGATGAGGTGGGGAAGCGTCGGCAGGAGGCCCGGGGGGCCCTGCAGAACCGACTGAGGGTGTTCCTGTCCCTCATGGAGAGTGGCTGGTTTGATAGTCTTCTCCTGGACATAGACAAAGCTGATGCCATTGTCAAGATGCTGGATGCAG CGGTGATTAAGatggaaggagggacagagaatgaTCTGCGCAtcctggagcaggaggaggaggaggagcaggcaggAAAGCCTGGGGAGCCCAGCAAGAAAGAAGAAGGTCGGGCCGGACCGGGCCTGGGGGACGGAGAGCGCAAGGCCAGTGAGAAGGATGACAAGAAAGAAGACGGCAAACAG GCTGAGAACGACAGCTCCAACGATGACAAAACTAAGAAATCTGAGGGTGATGGggacaaggaagagaagaaagacgACTCTGAGAAAGATGCCAAAAAG AGTAGCAAGAAGCGGAACAGGAAGCACAGTGGTGACGACAGCTTTGACGAAGGCAGTGTGTCCGAGTCGGAGTCGGAGTCGGAGAGTGGCCAagctgaggaagagaaggaggaggctg AAGAGGCActcaaggagaaggagaagcccaaagaagaagaaagggagaagcctAAGGACACTCCTGGGTTGGAATGTAAACCTCGGCCCCTCCATAAGACTTGCTCCCTCTTCATGCGCAACATTGCACCCAACATCTCGCGGGCAGAGATCATTTCT CTTTGTAAAAGATACCCAGGCTTTATGCGTGTGGCGCTGTCAGAGCCCCAGCCGGAGAGGAG GTTTTTCCGTCGTGGCTGGGTGACCTTTGACCGCAGCGTTAACATCAAAGAGATCTGTTGGAACCTGCAGAATATCCGA CTCCGGGAGTGTGAGCTGAGCCCTGGTGTGAACAGAGACCTGACTCGCCGAGTCCGCAACATCAACGGCATTACCCAGCACAAGCAGATAGTGCGCAACGACATCAAGCTGGCCGCCAAGCTGATACATACGCTGGATGACAGGACCCAGCTCTGGGCCTCGGAGCCTGGGACACCTCCTCTGCCAACA agtCTGCCCTCCCAGAACCCAATCTTGAAGAACATCACTGACTATCTGATTGAGGAAGTGAGtgcggaggaggaggagctgctggGGAGCAGTGGGGGGGCTCCCCCTGAGGAGCCCCCTAAGGAAGGGAACCCGGCAGAGATCAACGTGGAGCGGGATGAAAAACTGATCAAG GTTTTGGACAAACTCCTTCTCTATTTGCGCATTGTGCATTCCCTGGATTATTACAACACTTGCGAGTACCCCAATGAGGATGAGATGCCCAACCGCTGTGGCATCATCCATGTTCGGGGGCCCATGCCTCCCAACCGCATCAGTCACGGAGAAG TGCTAGAGTGGCAGAAGACATTTGAGGAGAAGCTGACTCCGCTGCTGAGTGTGCGGGAATCTCTTTCTGAGGAAGAGGCTCAGAAGATGGGGCGCAAAGACCCCGAGCAGGAAGTGGAGAAGTTTGTCACCTCTAACACCCAGGAACTGG GGCCCTGA
- the SRRT gene encoding serrate RNA effector molecule homolog isoform X1 has product MGDSDDEYDRRRRDKFRRERSDYDRSRERDERRRGDDWNDREWDRGRERRSRGEYRDYDRNRRERFSPPRHELSPPQKRMRRDWDEHSSDPYHSGYEMPYAGGGGGPTYGPPQPWGHPDVHIMQHHVLPIQARLGSIAEIDLGVPPPVMKTFKEFLLSLDDSVDETEAVKRYNDYKLDFRRQQMQDFFLAHKDEEWFRSKYHPDEVGKRRQEARGALQNRLRVFLSLMESGWFDSLLLDIDKADAIVKMLDAAVIKMEGGTENDLRILEQEEEEEQAGKPGEPSKKEEGRAGPGLGDGERKASEKDDKKEDGKQAENDSSNDDKTKKSEGDGDKEEKKDDSEKDAKKSSKKRNRKHSGDDSFDEGSVSESESESESGQAEEEKEEAEEALKEKEKPKEEEREKPKDTPGLECKPRPLHKTCSLFMRNIAPNISRAEIISLCKRYPGFMRVALSEPQPERRFFRRGWVTFDRSVNIKEICWNLQNIRLRECELSPGVNRDLTRRVRNINGITQHKQIVRNDIKLAAKLIHTLDDRTQLWASEPGTPPLPTSLPSQNPILKNITDYLIEEVSAEEEELLGSSGGAPPEEPPKEGNPAEINVERDEKLIKVLDKLLLYLRIVHSLDYYNTCEYPNEDEMPNRCGIIHVRGPMPPNRISHGEVLEWQKTFEEKLTPLLSVRESLSEEEAQKMGRKDPEQEVEKFVTSNTQELGKDKWLCPLSGKKFKGPEFVRKHIFNKHAEKIEEVKKEVAFFNNFLTDAKRPALPEIKPAQPPGPAQILPPGLTPGLPYPHQTPQGLMPYGQPRPPILGYGAGAVRPAVPTGGPPYPHAPYGAGRGNYDAFRGQGGYPGKPRNRMVRGDPRAIVEYRDLDAPDDVDFF; this is encoded by the exons AGAGTGGGACCGTGGCCGGGAGCGGCGCAGTCGGGGTGAATATCGGGATTATGACCGCAACCGGCGAGAGCGCTTCTCTCCTCCCCGCCACGAGCTCAGCCCCCCGCAGAAGCGCATGAGGCGAGACTG GGATGAGCACAGCTCTGACCCATACCACAGTGGCTATGAGATGCCCTatgctggggggggtgggggccctACCTACGGCCCCCCTCAGCCCTGGGGCCACCCAGACGTCCACATCATGCAGCACCATGTTCTGCCTATCCAGGCCAG GCTGGGCAGCATCGCAGAGATTGACCTGGGTGTGCCACCACCGGTGATGAAGACCTTCAAGGAGTTTCTCCTGTCATTGGATGACTCTGTGGATGAGACGGAGGCTGTGAAGCGTTACAATGACTATAAGTTGGATTTCCGAAGGCAGCAGatgcaggatttctttttggcTCATAAAGATGAGGAGTG GTTTCGGTCTAAGTACCACCCAGATGAGGTGGGGAAGCGTCGGCAGGAGGCCCGGGGGGCCCTGCAGAACCGACTGAGGGTGTTCCTGTCCCTCATGGAGAGTGGCTGGTTTGATAGTCTTCTCCTGGACATAGACAAAGCTGATGCCATTGTCAAGATGCTGGATGCAG CGGTGATTAAGatggaaggagggacagagaatgaTCTGCGCAtcctggagcaggaggaggaggaggagcaggcaggAAAGCCTGGGGAGCCCAGCAAGAAAGAAGAAGGTCGGGCCGGACCGGGCCTGGGGGACGGAGAGCGCAAGGCCAGTGAGAAGGATGACAAGAAAGAAGACGGCAAACAG GCTGAGAACGACAGCTCCAACGATGACAAAACTAAGAAATCTGAGGGTGATGGggacaaggaagagaagaaagacgACTCTGAGAAAGATGCCAAAAAG AGTAGCAAGAAGCGGAACAGGAAGCACAGTGGTGACGACAGCTTTGACGAAGGCAGTGTGTCCGAGTCGGAGTCGGAGTCGGAGAGTGGCCAagctgaggaagagaaggaggaggctg AAGAGGCActcaaggagaaggagaagcccaaagaagaagaaagggagaagcctAAGGACACTCCTGGGTTGGAATGTAAACCTCGGCCCCTCCATAAGACTTGCTCCCTCTTCATGCGCAACATTGCACCCAACATCTCGCGGGCAGAGATCATTTCT CTTTGTAAAAGATACCCAGGCTTTATGCGTGTGGCGCTGTCAGAGCCCCAGCCGGAGAGGAG GTTTTTCCGTCGTGGCTGGGTGACCTTTGACCGCAGCGTTAACATCAAAGAGATCTGTTGGAACCTGCAGAATATCCGA CTCCGGGAGTGTGAGCTGAGCCCTGGTGTGAACAGAGACCTGACTCGCCGAGTCCGCAACATCAACGGCATTACCCAGCACAAGCAGATAGTGCGCAACGACATCAAGCTGGCCGCCAAGCTGATACATACGCTGGATGACAGGACCCAGCTCTGGGCCTCGGAGCCTGGGACACCTCCTCTGCCAACA agtCTGCCCTCCCAGAACCCAATCTTGAAGAACATCACTGACTATCTGATTGAGGAAGTGAGtgcggaggaggaggagctgctggGGAGCAGTGGGGGGGCTCCCCCTGAGGAGCCCCCTAAGGAAGGGAACCCGGCAGAGATCAACGTGGAGCGGGATGAAAAACTGATCAAG GTTTTGGACAAACTCCTTCTCTATTTGCGCATTGTGCATTCCCTGGATTATTACAACACTTGCGAGTACCCCAATGAGGATGAGATGCCCAACCGCTGTGGCATCATCCATGTTCGGGGGCCCATGCCTCCCAACCGCATCAGTCACGGAGAAG TGCTAGAGTGGCAGAAGACATTTGAGGAGAAGCTGACTCCGCTGCTGAGTGTGCGGGAATCTCTTTCTGAGGAAGAGGCTCAGAAGATGGGGCGCAAAGACCCCGAGCAGGAAGTGGAGAAGTTTGTCACCTCTAACACCCAGGAACTGGGCAAGGATAAGTGGCTATGCCCTCTCAGTGGCAAGAAATTCAAG GGCCCTGAGTTTGTACGCAAACATATCTTCAACAAGCATGCAGAGAAGATTGAGGAAGTGAAGAAGGAGGTTGCATTTTTTAACAACTTTCTCACTGATGCCAAGCGCCCGGCTCTGCCGGAGATCAAGCCGGCTCAGCCACCTGGCCCTGCCCAGA TACTCCCCCCAGGCCTGACGCCGGGACTCCCCTACCCACACCAGACTCCCCAGGGCCTGATGCCCTATGGTCAGCCCCGGCCCCCCATCTTGGGCTATGGAG CTGGTGCTGTCCGCCCTGCGGTCCCCACGGGAGGGCCTCCATACCCTCACGCCCCCTATGGTGCTGGCCGAGGGAACTATGATGCCTTCCGAGGCCAAGGAGGTTATCCCGGAAAGCCTCGGAACAG GATGGTCCGAGGAGACCCACGGGCCATTGTGGAATACCGTGACCTGGACGCTCCAGATGATGTGGACTTCTTCTGA
- the SRRT gene encoding serrate RNA effector molecule homolog isoform X4, giving the protein MGDSDDEYDRRRRDKFRRERSDYDRSRERDERRRGDDWNDREWDRGRERRSRGEYRDYDRNRRERFSPPRHELSPPQKRMRRDWDEHSSDPYHSGYEMPYAGGGGGPTYGPPQPWGHPDVHIMQHHVLPIQARLGSIAEIDLGVPPPVMKTFKEFLLSLDDSVDETEAVKRYNDYKLDFRRQQMQDFFLAHKDEEWFRSKYHPDEVGKRRQEARGALQNRLRVFLSLMESGWFDSLLLDIDKADAIVKMLDAAVIKMEGGTENDLRILEQEEEEEQAGKPGEPSKKEEGRAGPGLGDGERKASEKDDKKEDGKQAENDSSNDDKTKKSEGDGDKEEKKDDSEKDAKKSSKKRNRKHSGDDSFDEGSVSESESESESGQAEEEKEEAEALKEKEKPKEEEREKPKDTPGLECKPRPLHKTCSLFMRNIAPNISRAEIISLCKRYPGFMRVALSEPQPERRFFRRGWVTFDRSVNIKEICWNLQNIRLRECELSPGVNRDLTRRVRNINGITQHKQIVRNDIKLAAKLIHTLDDRTQLWASEPGTPPLPTSLPSQNPILKNITDYLIEEVSAEEEELLGSSGGAPPEEPPKEGNPAEINVERDEKLIKVLDKLLLYLRIVHSLDYYNTCEYPNEDEMPNRCGIIHVRGPMPPNRISHGEVLEWQKTFEEKLTPLLSVRESLSEEEAQKMGRKDPEQEVEKFVTSNTQELGKDKWLCPLSGKKFKGPEFVRKHIFNKHAEKIEEVKKEVAFFNNFLTDAKRPALPEIKPAQPPGPAQSLTPGLPYPHQTPQGLMPYGQPRPPILGYGAGAVRPAVPTGGPPYPHAPYGAGRGNYDAFRGQGGYPGKPRNRMVRGDPRAIVEYRDLDAPDDVDFF; this is encoded by the exons AGAGTGGGACCGTGGCCGGGAGCGGCGCAGTCGGGGTGAATATCGGGATTATGACCGCAACCGGCGAGAGCGCTTCTCTCCTCCCCGCCACGAGCTCAGCCCCCCGCAGAAGCGCATGAGGCGAGACTG GGATGAGCACAGCTCTGACCCATACCACAGTGGCTATGAGATGCCCTatgctggggggggtgggggccctACCTACGGCCCCCCTCAGCCCTGGGGCCACCCAGACGTCCACATCATGCAGCACCATGTTCTGCCTATCCAGGCCAG GCTGGGCAGCATCGCAGAGATTGACCTGGGTGTGCCACCACCGGTGATGAAGACCTTCAAGGAGTTTCTCCTGTCATTGGATGACTCTGTGGATGAGACGGAGGCTGTGAAGCGTTACAATGACTATAAGTTGGATTTCCGAAGGCAGCAGatgcaggatttctttttggcTCATAAAGATGAGGAGTG GTTTCGGTCTAAGTACCACCCAGATGAGGTGGGGAAGCGTCGGCAGGAGGCCCGGGGGGCCCTGCAGAACCGACTGAGGGTGTTCCTGTCCCTCATGGAGAGTGGCTGGTTTGATAGTCTTCTCCTGGACATAGACAAAGCTGATGCCATTGTCAAGATGCTGGATGCAG CGGTGATTAAGatggaaggagggacagagaatgaTCTGCGCAtcctggagcaggaggaggaggaggagcaggcaggAAAGCCTGGGGAGCCCAGCAAGAAAGAAGAAGGTCGGGCCGGACCGGGCCTGGGGGACGGAGAGCGCAAGGCCAGTGAGAAGGATGACAAGAAAGAAGACGGCAAACAG GCTGAGAACGACAGCTCCAACGATGACAAAACTAAGAAATCTGAGGGTGATGGggacaaggaagagaagaaagacgACTCTGAGAAAGATGCCAAAAAG AGTAGCAAGAAGCGGAACAGGAAGCACAGTGGTGACGACAGCTTTGACGAAGGCAGTGTGTCCGAGTCGGAGTCGGAGTCGGAGAGTGGCCAagctgaggaagagaaggaggaggctg AGGCActcaaggagaaggagaagcccaaagaagaagaaagggagaagcctAAGGACACTCCTGGGTTGGAATGTAAACCTCGGCCCCTCCATAAGACTTGCTCCCTCTTCATGCGCAACATTGCACCCAACATCTCGCGGGCAGAGATCATTTCT CTTTGTAAAAGATACCCAGGCTTTATGCGTGTGGCGCTGTCAGAGCCCCAGCCGGAGAGGAG GTTTTTCCGTCGTGGCTGGGTGACCTTTGACCGCAGCGTTAACATCAAAGAGATCTGTTGGAACCTGCAGAATATCCGA CTCCGGGAGTGTGAGCTGAGCCCTGGTGTGAACAGAGACCTGACTCGCCGAGTCCGCAACATCAACGGCATTACCCAGCACAAGCAGATAGTGCGCAACGACATCAAGCTGGCCGCCAAGCTGATACATACGCTGGATGACAGGACCCAGCTCTGGGCCTCGGAGCCTGGGACACCTCCTCTGCCAACA agtCTGCCCTCCCAGAACCCAATCTTGAAGAACATCACTGACTATCTGATTGAGGAAGTGAGtgcggaggaggaggagctgctggGGAGCAGTGGGGGGGCTCCCCCTGAGGAGCCCCCTAAGGAAGGGAACCCGGCAGAGATCAACGTGGAGCGGGATGAAAAACTGATCAAG GTTTTGGACAAACTCCTTCTCTATTTGCGCATTGTGCATTCCCTGGATTATTACAACACTTGCGAGTACCCCAATGAGGATGAGATGCCCAACCGCTGTGGCATCATCCATGTTCGGGGGCCCATGCCTCCCAACCGCATCAGTCACGGAGAAG TGCTAGAGTGGCAGAAGACATTTGAGGAGAAGCTGACTCCGCTGCTGAGTGTGCGGGAATCTCTTTCTGAGGAAGAGGCTCAGAAGATGGGGCGCAAAGACCCCGAGCAGGAAGTGGAGAAGTTTGTCACCTCTAACACCCAGGAACTGGGCAAGGATAAGTGGCTATGCCCTCTCAGTGGCAAGAAATTCAAG GGCCCTGAGTTTGTACGCAAACATATCTTCAACAAGCATGCAGAGAAGATTGAGGAAGTGAAGAAGGAGGTTGCATTTTTTAACAACTTTCTCACTGATGCCAAGCGCCCGGCTCTGCCGGAGATCAAGCCGGCTCAGCCACCTGGCCCTGCCCAGA GCCTGACGCCGGGACTCCCCTACCCACACCAGACTCCCCAGGGCCTGATGCCCTATGGTCAGCCCCGGCCCCCCATCTTGGGCTATGGAG CTGGTGCTGTCCGCCCTGCGGTCCCCACGGGAGGGCCTCCATACCCTCACGCCCCCTATGGTGCTGGCCGAGGGAACTATGATGCCTTCCGAGGCCAAGGAGGTTATCCCGGAAAGCCTCGGAACAG GATGGTCCGAGGAGACCCACGGGCCATTGTGGAATACCGTGACCTGGACGCTCCAGATGATGTGGACTTCTTCTGA
- the SRRT gene encoding serrate RNA effector molecule homolog isoform X3, translating into MGDSDDEYDRRRRDKFRRERSDYDRSRERDERRRGDDWNDREWDRGRERRSRGEYRDYDRNRRERFSPPRHELSPPQKRMRRDWDEHSSDPYHSGYEMPYAGGGGGPTYGPPQPWGHPDVHIMQHHVLPIQARLGSIAEIDLGVPPPVMKTFKEFLLSLDDSVDETEAVKRYNDYKLDFRRQQMQDFFLAHKDEEWFRSKYHPDEVGKRRQEARGALQNRLRVFLSLMESGWFDSLLLDIDKADAIVKMLDAAVIKMEGGTENDLRILEQEEEEEQAGKPGEPSKKEEGRAGPGLGDGERKASEKDDKKEDGKQAENDSSNDDKTKKSEGDGDKEEKKDDSEKDAKKSSKKRNRKHSGDDSFDEGSVSESESESESGQAEEEKEEAEEALKEKEKPKEEEREKPKDTPGLECKPRPLHKTCSLFMRNIAPNISRAEIISLCKRYPGFMRVALSEPQPERRFFRRGWVTFDRSVNIKEICWNLQNIRLRECELSPGVNRDLTRRVRNINGITQHKQIVRNDIKLAAKLIHTLDDRTQLWASEPGTPPLPTSLPSQNPILKNITDYLIEEVSAEEEELLGSSGGAPPEEPPKEGNPAEINVERDEKLIKVLDKLLLYLRIVHSLDYYNTCEYPNEDEMPNRCGIIHVRGPMPPNRISHGEVLEWQKTFEEKLTPLLSVRESLSEEEAQKMGRKDPEQEVEKFVTSNTQELGKDKWLCPLSGKKFKGPEFVRKHIFNKHAEKIEEVKKEVAFFNNFLTDAKRPALPEIKPAQPPGPAQSLTPGLPYPHQTPQGLMPYGQPRPPILGYGAGAVRPAVPTGGPPYPHAPYGAGRGNYDAFRGQGGYPGKPRNRMVRGDPRAIVEYRDLDAPDDVDFF; encoded by the exons AGAGTGGGACCGTGGCCGGGAGCGGCGCAGTCGGGGTGAATATCGGGATTATGACCGCAACCGGCGAGAGCGCTTCTCTCCTCCCCGCCACGAGCTCAGCCCCCCGCAGAAGCGCATGAGGCGAGACTG GGATGAGCACAGCTCTGACCCATACCACAGTGGCTATGAGATGCCCTatgctggggggggtgggggccctACCTACGGCCCCCCTCAGCCCTGGGGCCACCCAGACGTCCACATCATGCAGCACCATGTTCTGCCTATCCAGGCCAG GCTGGGCAGCATCGCAGAGATTGACCTGGGTGTGCCACCACCGGTGATGAAGACCTTCAAGGAGTTTCTCCTGTCATTGGATGACTCTGTGGATGAGACGGAGGCTGTGAAGCGTTACAATGACTATAAGTTGGATTTCCGAAGGCAGCAGatgcaggatttctttttggcTCATAAAGATGAGGAGTG GTTTCGGTCTAAGTACCACCCAGATGAGGTGGGGAAGCGTCGGCAGGAGGCCCGGGGGGCCCTGCAGAACCGACTGAGGGTGTTCCTGTCCCTCATGGAGAGTGGCTGGTTTGATAGTCTTCTCCTGGACATAGACAAAGCTGATGCCATTGTCAAGATGCTGGATGCAG CGGTGATTAAGatggaaggagggacagagaatgaTCTGCGCAtcctggagcaggaggaggaggaggagcaggcaggAAAGCCTGGGGAGCCCAGCAAGAAAGAAGAAGGTCGGGCCGGACCGGGCCTGGGGGACGGAGAGCGCAAGGCCAGTGAGAAGGATGACAAGAAAGAAGACGGCAAACAG GCTGAGAACGACAGCTCCAACGATGACAAAACTAAGAAATCTGAGGGTGATGGggacaaggaagagaagaaagacgACTCTGAGAAAGATGCCAAAAAG AGTAGCAAGAAGCGGAACAGGAAGCACAGTGGTGACGACAGCTTTGACGAAGGCAGTGTGTCCGAGTCGGAGTCGGAGTCGGAGAGTGGCCAagctgaggaagagaaggaggaggctg AAGAGGCActcaaggagaaggagaagcccaaagaagaagaaagggagaagcctAAGGACACTCCTGGGTTGGAATGTAAACCTCGGCCCCTCCATAAGACTTGCTCCCTCTTCATGCGCAACATTGCACCCAACATCTCGCGGGCAGAGATCATTTCT CTTTGTAAAAGATACCCAGGCTTTATGCGTGTGGCGCTGTCAGAGCCCCAGCCGGAGAGGAG GTTTTTCCGTCGTGGCTGGGTGACCTTTGACCGCAGCGTTAACATCAAAGAGATCTGTTGGAACCTGCAGAATATCCGA CTCCGGGAGTGTGAGCTGAGCCCTGGTGTGAACAGAGACCTGACTCGCCGAGTCCGCAACATCAACGGCATTACCCAGCACAAGCAGATAGTGCGCAACGACATCAAGCTGGCCGCCAAGCTGATACATACGCTGGATGACAGGACCCAGCTCTGGGCCTCGGAGCCTGGGACACCTCCTCTGCCAACA agtCTGCCCTCCCAGAACCCAATCTTGAAGAACATCACTGACTATCTGATTGAGGAAGTGAGtgcggaggaggaggagctgctggGGAGCAGTGGGGGGGCTCCCCCTGAGGAGCCCCCTAAGGAAGGGAACCCGGCAGAGATCAACGTGGAGCGGGATGAAAAACTGATCAAG GTTTTGGACAAACTCCTTCTCTATTTGCGCATTGTGCATTCCCTGGATTATTACAACACTTGCGAGTACCCCAATGAGGATGAGATGCCCAACCGCTGTGGCATCATCCATGTTCGGGGGCCCATGCCTCCCAACCGCATCAGTCACGGAGAAG TGCTAGAGTGGCAGAAGACATTTGAGGAGAAGCTGACTCCGCTGCTGAGTGTGCGGGAATCTCTTTCTGAGGAAGAGGCTCAGAAGATGGGGCGCAAAGACCCCGAGCAGGAAGTGGAGAAGTTTGTCACCTCTAACACCCAGGAACTGGGCAAGGATAAGTGGCTATGCCCTCTCAGTGGCAAGAAATTCAAG GGCCCTGAGTTTGTACGCAAACATATCTTCAACAAGCATGCAGAGAAGATTGAGGAAGTGAAGAAGGAGGTTGCATTTTTTAACAACTTTCTCACTGATGCCAAGCGCCCGGCTCTGCCGGAGATCAAGCCGGCTCAGCCACCTGGCCCTGCCCAGA GCCTGACGCCGGGACTCCCCTACCCACACCAGACTCCCCAGGGCCTGATGCCCTATGGTCAGCCCCGGCCCCCCATCTTGGGCTATGGAG CTGGTGCTGTCCGCCCTGCGGTCCCCACGGGAGGGCCTCCATACCCTCACGCCCCCTATGGTGCTGGCCGAGGGAACTATGATGCCTTCCGAGGCCAAGGAGGTTATCCCGGAAAGCCTCGGAACAG GATGGTCCGAGGAGACCCACGGGCCATTGTGGAATACCGTGACCTGGACGCTCCAGATGATGTGGACTTCTTCTGA